In one Aricia agestis chromosome 5, ilAriAges1.1, whole genome shotgun sequence genomic region, the following are encoded:
- the LOC121727357 gene encoding uncharacterized protein LOC121727357 isoform X3 produces MARWVPVIVALLLATAAARKSPPAPARHEPQIEEVTAKQLERLLEEKDFVAVFWYARSCVTCDKVLEELETIDDDTDTFGVDFVKINDKRLAKQHGITKFPALTYFREKEPIIYEGDLMDEESVLDFLTSLEAMDLPDRIEEVNQKILEKIIEDTEYVAVLFCPDHSSCGPLSNKPECKKCAKALQELENIDDEADQLGIGFVKIHDEELAEEYSLGELPRLVYYRHQIPVIYEGELSREEDVLEWLIANKSTGDEEDVIEDVTAKTLNTLIGNIDNLVVLFYDHGDDESMTVLAELEKIDDDCDRHGIQFVKIDDKKAAKEFGIDDVPSIVYFEKQIPNVYDGDLENEDEILEWLVSQLEKDEIEDVTDEMLDKLIKDGKTVAVLFYDNNDRKSQKVLNELENIDDECDQLGIAFVKIDNDEEAREYGIDKVPTLLYFEKGIPTFYEGNLEEEEKVLTWLKHQTESDEIEDITDEMLDLILEKMNYVAVLFYDKDQKKSQKVLAELENIDDECDQNDIAFVKIDDDKEAKEYGIESVPTIVFFEKGIPHIYEGDLMNEDELLGWLIHQKRHSEIPEVTDEMMDKLIESTQYLAVIFYNKEDKQDIRVMNELENIDDDLEKEGIVIVRIDNNAEAKEYGIHHLPTLVYFEDNIPAIYEGDLMNENEVLEWLIEQKNSATIEEVNDEILVDLIEEHEYVVVYFSGTCEESEECDTILDELENIDDELDETGIIFVTTEDTSLAKKHGIKNFPTLVFFRNKEPLFFKGDIEDEDEVLAWLTDEDTLEIPGRIEEVNVKMLEKILEENDHIVVFFYKEGDKKSQKILSELENIDDECEEKDIDFVKTSDEGIEKEYDLPDLPALAFYRHKFRTIYDGDLMHEEAILKWVLELHESVPDVIENVDRKTLKDLINDVEHLAVFFYSDTCDTCDDILEELETIDDDTDKHGIQFVKSKDAKLASDIGIFSFPALVYYETGVPIMYDGDLKNENKVLQWLIDQKSEDKKRQKKVNPKSKATADVSKKSRLEKKDDNEENIKTKKENKELDLNKLEGDRCFYIGLGAKPAVPKKSYDSYQCCPTKVQSPTKVAKASPEKETAKKLDKEKAAPAEKSGKGKNKALAKADKALKGKKGDLLDESEVLDWMVQQKEDESIEEIDRDQLFKYIETKEFLAVVFYKEEDPGSPRILRHVELIDDEASEYGIKIVKCSDRLMAKKYGFRNPPGITYFRKTKYINYDGDIDDEEEILDWLTNPENMELTDHIEKVNRKMFQKIRQMSDYVAVFFYSNDCKQCPKVLAEIEHIDDDADGAGINFVKIDDRQMAKEFGVFALPAVLFFKLGSKDPVIYAGDLYDEQQLLNWLLTQKNPSGDVIEALEGQELIDLIESSTSIAVYFYSLDCEQCAGILEELENIDDDCDRHGIKFVKTQDYSIAESYGATDFPVLVYFEHNVPNVYEGSLAEEEEVLQWLITQKTEDRIELITRVMLEKMVEETQYLAVYFYKLNCHICDHILEELEKIDDECDVYGIHMVKLQDPQLAKRYSIKTFPAMVYFRNGNPLLFEGDLQNEESILEWLIDDDNRELADEIESVNDRMLDRLLFESHLLAVFFYDEEDCPECEDILESLEQIDGEVDQFGIDFVKISSPDAAERYGIVNIPSLVYYRKRTPMFYDGDLHQVDKVLQWLTSQDVFELKNEIEEVNRKMLDKLLEENEFLAVYFYENSQESRFVLDKLENIDSETDNLDITFVKMHDPRYARKWGVTKLPAIVYFRKRFPSIYRGELMAEDEVLEWLRKNRFRQPELNIFMYALIALSIAFVIYTAFLMQCFKPAPTTTTQHPKQS; encoded by the exons GAGATCTTATGGACGAGGAGAGCGTCCTGGATTTCTTGACGAGCTTAGAAGCAATGGACCTTCCTGACAGGATAGAAGAAGTCAATCAGAAAATCTTGGAAAAAATAATCGAGGATACGGAATATGTTGCTGTGCTCTTCT GTCCTGATCACAGTAGTTGCGGCCCGTTAAGCA ATAAACCTGAATGCAAGAAATGTGCCAAAGCTCTCCAAGAACTGGAAAACATCGATGACGAGGCTGATCAGCTTGGAATAGGTTTTGTGAAAATCCACGATGAAGAACTAGCCGAGGAGTACAGTCTTGGAGAATTGCCAAGATTAGTATACTATAGGCACCAAATACCCGTCATCTATGAAG GAGAACTCAGCCGGGAAGAGGACGTCTTGGAATGGCTCATTGCCAACAAATCGACTGGGGATGAAGAAGATGTGATCGAGGATGTAACGGCTAAAACACTCAATACTCTTATAGGAAACATCGATAATCTTGTCGTATTATTCT aCGATCACGGTGACGATGAGTCAATGACGGTTTTAGCAGAACTTGAAAAAATTGACGACGACTGTGATCGTCACGGAattcaatttgttaaaatcgATGACAAGAAAGCCGCTAAAGAATTTGGAATCGACGATGTCCCATCTATTGTGTACTTTGAAAAACAGATCCCCAATGTTTACGACG GTGACCTTGAGAACGAAGATGAGATTTTGGAGTGGCTTGTAAGCCAATTAGAGAAAGATGAAATCGAGGACGTAACTGATGAAATGCTCGACAAGCTTATTAAGGATGGAAAAACAGTCgctgttttatttt ATGATAACAATGACCGAAAGTCTCAGAAGGTTCTAAATGAGCTTGAAAACATTGACGACGAATGTGACCAACTAGGCATTGCTTTTGTAAAAATAGACAATGACGAAGAAGCTCGAGAATATGGTATCGATAAAGTTCCTACGCTTTTGTACTTTGAAAAAGGTATCCCCACATTTTATGAAGGTAATCTAGAAGAGGAAGAAAAAGTTCTTACTTGGTTAAAACATCAGACCGAAAGTGATGAAATAGAAGATATTACGGATGAGATGTTAGATCTGATACTTGAAAAAATGAATTATGTCGCAGTTCTGTTTT atgACAAGGATCAGAAGAAGAGTCAAAAGGTTTTAGCCGAATTAGAAAATATTGACGATGAGTGCGATCAAAACGATATAGCTTTCGTTAAGATAGACGATGACAAGGAAGCAAAGGAATATGGTATTGAATCTGTGCCAACGATTGTTTTCTTTGAGAAAGGCATACCACACATTTATGAGGGTGACCTTATGAATGAAGATGAACTCTTAGGATGGTTAATACACCAGAAACGTCATAGTGAAATTCCTGAAGTTACTGATGAAATGATGGACAAACTTATTGAATCAACACAATACCTCGCAGTAATATTCT ATAACAAAGAGGATAAGCAAGATATCAGGGTTATGAATGAATTGGAAAACATTGATGATGATTTAGAGAAAGAAGGCATTGTCATAGTAAGAATAGACAACAATGCTGAGGCAAAAGAATATGGAATCCACCATCTACCAACTTTAGTTTACTTCGAAGATAATATACCAGCTATTTATGAAGGCGATCTTATGAACGAAAATGAAGTTCTAGAATGGCTAATTGAGCAAAAAAATAGTGCAACCATAGAAGAAGTAAATGACGAAATATTGGTGGATCTTATTGAGGAACATGAATATGTGGTTGTCTATTTCA GTGGAACTTGTGAAGAAAGTGAAGAATGCGATACAATCTTGGATGAGTTGGAAAACATCGATGACGAACTAGATGAAACTGGAATTATATTCGTCACTACAGAAGATACATCACTAGCGAAAAAGCATGGCATTAAAAATTTCCCAACTCTGGTCTTCTTCAGAAATAAAGAGCCACTATTCTTCAAAg GCGACATTGAAGATGAAGATGAAGTTTTGGCTTGGTTGACTGATGAAGATACTTTAGAAATTCCGGGGAGAATAGAAGAGGTTAATGTAAAGATGCTTGAGAAGATATTAGAAGAGAATGATCACATCGTAGTTTTCTttt atAAGGAAGGTGACAAAAAATCACAGAAAATTTTAAGTGAGTTAGAAAATATCGATGACGAGTGCGAAGAAAAAGATATCGATTTCGTCAAAACATCTGACGAAGGAATTGAGAAAGAATATGATTTACCAGACTTGCCAGCTCTAGCATTTTACCGTCACAAATTTAGAACTATATACGATGGGGACTTGATGCACGAGGAAGCTATTTTGAAGTGGGTTTTGGAATTGCACGAATCTGTACCAGATGTTATTGAAAATGTTGATCGGAAAACTTTAAAAGATCTCATAAATGACGTCGAACATTTGGCCGTATTTttct ATAGCGACACCTGTGATACCTGTGATGATATCCTTGAGGAACTAGAAACTATTGATGACGACACTGACAAACATGGTATTCAGTTCGTTAAGTCTAAGGATGCTAAGCTGGCATCTGATATTGGTATTTTCAGCTTTCCAGCTCTTGTATACTATGAAACCGGAGTTCCAATAATGTATGATG GTGATTTAAAGAACGAAAATAAGGTCCTCCAGTGGCTTATAGATCAAAAAA GTGAAGATAAAAAGCGACAGAAAAAAGTAAACCCTAAATCAAAGGCAACTGCTGATGTAAGCAAAAAATCACGGCTTGAAAAAAAGGATGATAacgaagaaaatattaaaactaaaaaagaaaacaaagaatTGGACTTGAACAAACTTGAag GCGATCGCTGTTTCTACATTGGATTGGGTGCGAAACCAGCTGTCCCAAAAAAGTCTTACGACTCGTACCAGTGCTGTCCCACTAAAGTCCAGAGTCCGACAAAAGTAGCGAAGGCATCACCAGAAAAGGAGACGGCAAAGAAATTGGACAAGGAAAAAGCGGCACCGGCTGAGAAATCTGGGAAGGGAAAAAACAAGGCACTCGCAAAGGCTGACAAGGCACTGAAAGGGAAAAAAG ggGACTTACTGGATGAGTCCGAAGTTCTGGATTGGATGGTGCAACAAAAGGAAGATGAAAGTATAGAGGAAATTGACAGAGATCAACTGTTTAAATATATTGAAACAAAGGAATTTTTGGCGGTAGTATTTT acAAAGAAGAAGACCCTGGAAGTCCACGAATACTTAGACACGTTGAACTCATAGACGATGAGGCATCCGAGTATGGTATTAAAATCGTAAAATGTAGCGATCGTCTCATGGCCAAGAAATATGGCTTTAGAAATCCACCGGGTATCACCTACTTTAGAAAGACCAAGTATATTAATTACGACGGGGATATAGACGATGAAGAAGAAATTCTAGATTGGCTGACTAATCCAGAAAATATGGAACTTACAGATCACATTGAAAAAGTTAATAGGAAAATGTTCCAGAAGATTCGTCAAATGTCTGATTATGTAGCTGTGTTCTTTT ACAGTAATGACTGCAAACAGTGTCCAAAAGTTCTTGCCGAGATAGAACATATTGATGATGATGCTGATGGGGCTGGGATTAACTTTGTGAAAATTGACGACAGGCAGATGGCAAAAGAATTTGGAGTATTTGCTTTACCAGCTGTTTTGTTCTTCAAATTGGGTTCTAAGGATCCTGTCATTTATGCGG GTGACCTATACGATGAACAACAACTACTAAATTGGCTACTGACGCAGAAAAATCCGTCTGGAGACGTAATTGAAGCTTTGGAAGGCCAAGAACTTATAGATCTAATTGAGAGCTCTACCTCAATAGCTGTTTACTTCT ACTCCCTAGATTGCGAACAATGTGCTGGAATTTTGGAAGAACTCGAAAATATTGATGACGATTGCGACAGACATGGTATTAAATTCGTCAAGACACAAGATTATTCTATTGCTGAGTCATATGGGGCTACTGATTTTCCCGTGCTAGTTTACTTTGAGCATAACGTGCCAAATGTTTATGAAGGTTCATTAGCAGAGGAAGAAGAGGTGTTACAGTGGTTGATTACACAAAAAACCGAAGACCGCATTGAACTTATAACAAGAGTTATGCTAGAAAAGATGGTGGAAGAAACACAATATTTAGCAGTATATTTCT ATAAACTAAACTGTCACATATGTGATCACATTCTTGAAGAATTAGAAAAGATTGATGACGAATGTGACGTATATGGCATTCACATGGTTAAACTTCAGGATCCGCAACTAGCCAAAAGATATTCTATCAAAACTTTCCCAGCAATGGTATATTTCAG AAATGGGAATCCGTTACTTTTTGAAGGCGACTTACAAAATGAAGAATCAATCTTAGAATGGCTTATTGATGATGACAATCGTGAGTTAGCGGATGAGATTGAATCTGTAAATGATAGAATGCTTGACAGGCTATTGTTCGAGTCCCATTTACTTGCTGTATTCTTTT ACGACGAAGAAGATTGTCCTGAATGTGAAGACATTTTGGAGTCCTTGGAACAAATCGACGGTGAAGTGGATCAATTTGGAATcgactttgtaaaaatatcaAGCCCCGATGCAGCTGAGAGATATGGCATTGTAAACATACCGTCACTTGTCTACTATCGTAAGCGTACCCCAATGTTTTACGATGGAGATTTACACCAAGTAGACAAAGTACTTCAATGGTTAACGTCTCAAGATGTTTTTGAACTGAAAAACGAAATTGAAGAGGTTAACAGAAAGATGTTGGACAAACTACTAGAGGAAAATGAATTTCTCGCTGTATATTTCT ACGAGAATTCTCAAGAAAGCCGATTCGTACTAGACAAATTAGAGAACATTGATAGTGAGACCGATAACTTGGACATTACTTTTGTCAAAATGCACGACCCTCGATATGCAAGAAAATGGGGTGTTACAAAACTGCCAGCGATTGTTTATTTCCGGAAACGGTTTCCCAGTATATACAGAG gcGAGTTGATGGCCGAGGACGAAGTATTGGAGTGGTTGCGGAAAAATCGATTTAGGCAGCCAGAGTTGAATATATTTATGTATGCGTTGATAGCACTATCAATAGCTTTCGTTATTTACACTGCCTTTCTTATGCAGTGTTTCAAGCCTGCCCCTACCACTACAACGCAACATCCAAAGCAATCGTGA
- the LOC121727357 gene encoding uncharacterized protein LOC121727357 isoform X1 — translation MARWVPVIVALLLATAAARKSPPAPARHEPQIEEVTAKQLERLLEEKDFVAVFWYARSCVTCDKVLEELETIDDDTDTFGVDFVKINDKRLAKQHGITKFPALTYFREKEPIIYEGDLMDEESVLDFLTSLEAMDLPDRIEEVNQKILEKIIEDTEYVAVLFCPDHSSCGPLSNKPECKKCAKALQELENIDDEADQLGIGFVKIHDEELAEEYSLGELPRLVYYRHQIPVIYEGELSREEDVLEWLIANKSTGDEEDVIEDVTAKTLNTLIGNIDNLVVLFYDHGDDESMTVLAELEKIDDDCDRHGIQFVKIDDKKAAKEFGIDDVPSIVYFEKQIPNVYDGDLENEDEILEWLVSQLEKDEIEDVTDEMLDKLIKDGKTVAVLFYDNNDRKSQKVLNELENIDDECDQLGIAFVKIDNDEEAREYGIDKVPTLLYFEKGIPTFYEGNLEEEEKVLTWLKHQTESDEIEDITDEMLDLILEKMNYVAVLFYDKDQKKSQKVLAELENIDDECDQNDIAFVKIDDDKEAKEYGIESVPTIVFFEKGIPHIYEGDLMNEDELLGWLIHQKRHSEIPEVTDEMMDKLIESTQYLAVIFYNKEDKQDIRVMNELENIDDDLEKEGIVIVRIDNNAEAKEYGIHHLPTLVYFEDNIPAIYEGDLMNENEVLEWLIEQKNSATIEEVNDEILVDLIEEHEYVVVYFSGTCEESEECDTILDELENIDDELDETGIIFVTTEDTSLAKKHGIKNFPTLVFFRNKEPLFFKGDIEDEDEVLAWLTDEDTLEIPGRIEEVNVKMLEKILEENDHIVVFFYKEGDKKSQKILSELENIDDECEEKDIDFVKTSDEGIEKEYDLPDLPALAFYRHKFRTIYDGDLMHEEAILKWVLELHESVPDVIENVDRKTLKDLINDVEHLAVFFYSDTCDTCDDILEELETIDDDTDKHGIQFVKSKDAKLASDIGIFSFPALVYYETGVPIMYDGDLKNENKVLQWLIDQKSEDKKRQKKVNPKSKATADVSKKSRLEKKDDNEENIKTKKENKELDLNKLEGDRCFYIGLGAKPAVPKKSYDSYQCCPTKVQSPTKVAKASPEKETAKKLDKEKAAPAEKSGKGKNKALAKADKALKGKKGDLLDESEVLDWMVQQKEDESIEEIDRDQLFKYIETKEFLAVVFYKEEDPGSPRILRHVELIDDEASEYGIKIVKCSDRLMAKKYGFRNPPGITYFRKTKYINYDGDIDDEEEILDWLTNPENMELTDHIEKVNRKMFQKIRQMSDYVAVFFYSNDCKQCPKVLAEIEHIDDDADGAGINFVKIDDRQMAKEFGVFALPAVLFFKLGSKDPVIYAGDLYDEQQLLNWLLTQKNPSGDVIEALEGQELIDLIESSTSIAVYFWNKTLCELCNSKPTKKKKSKDIEEELQDTDDSLDCEQCAGILEELENIDDDCDRHGIKFVKTQDYSIAESYGATDFPVLVYFEHNVPNVYEGSLAEEEEVLQWLITQKTEDRIELITRVMLEKMVEETQYLAVYFYKLNCHICDHILEELEKIDDECDVYGIHMVKLQDPQLAKRYSIKTFPAMVYFRNGNPLLFEGDLQNEESILEWLIDDDNRELADEIESVNDRMLDRLLFESHLLAVFFYDEEDCPECEDILESLEQIDGEVDQFGIDFVKISSPDAAERYGIVNIPSLVYYRKRTPMFYDGDLHQVDKVLQWLTSQDVFELKNEIEEVNRKMLDKLLEENEFLAVYFYENSQESRFVLDKLENIDSETDNLDITFVKMHDPRYARKWGVTKLPAIVYFRKRFPSIYRGELMAEDEVLEWLRKNRFRQPELNIFMYALIALSIAFVIYTAFLMQCFKPAPTTTTQHPKQS, via the exons GAGATCTTATGGACGAGGAGAGCGTCCTGGATTTCTTGACGAGCTTAGAAGCAATGGACCTTCCTGACAGGATAGAAGAAGTCAATCAGAAAATCTTGGAAAAAATAATCGAGGATACGGAATATGTTGCTGTGCTCTTCT GTCCTGATCACAGTAGTTGCGGCCCGTTAAGCA ATAAACCTGAATGCAAGAAATGTGCCAAAGCTCTCCAAGAACTGGAAAACATCGATGACGAGGCTGATCAGCTTGGAATAGGTTTTGTGAAAATCCACGATGAAGAACTAGCCGAGGAGTACAGTCTTGGAGAATTGCCAAGATTAGTATACTATAGGCACCAAATACCCGTCATCTATGAAG GAGAACTCAGCCGGGAAGAGGACGTCTTGGAATGGCTCATTGCCAACAAATCGACTGGGGATGAAGAAGATGTGATCGAGGATGTAACGGCTAAAACACTCAATACTCTTATAGGAAACATCGATAATCTTGTCGTATTATTCT aCGATCACGGTGACGATGAGTCAATGACGGTTTTAGCAGAACTTGAAAAAATTGACGACGACTGTGATCGTCACGGAattcaatttgttaaaatcgATGACAAGAAAGCCGCTAAAGAATTTGGAATCGACGATGTCCCATCTATTGTGTACTTTGAAAAACAGATCCCCAATGTTTACGACG GTGACCTTGAGAACGAAGATGAGATTTTGGAGTGGCTTGTAAGCCAATTAGAGAAAGATGAAATCGAGGACGTAACTGATGAAATGCTCGACAAGCTTATTAAGGATGGAAAAACAGTCgctgttttatttt ATGATAACAATGACCGAAAGTCTCAGAAGGTTCTAAATGAGCTTGAAAACATTGACGACGAATGTGACCAACTAGGCATTGCTTTTGTAAAAATAGACAATGACGAAGAAGCTCGAGAATATGGTATCGATAAAGTTCCTACGCTTTTGTACTTTGAAAAAGGTATCCCCACATTTTATGAAGGTAATCTAGAAGAGGAAGAAAAAGTTCTTACTTGGTTAAAACATCAGACCGAAAGTGATGAAATAGAAGATATTACGGATGAGATGTTAGATCTGATACTTGAAAAAATGAATTATGTCGCAGTTCTGTTTT atgACAAGGATCAGAAGAAGAGTCAAAAGGTTTTAGCCGAATTAGAAAATATTGACGATGAGTGCGATCAAAACGATATAGCTTTCGTTAAGATAGACGATGACAAGGAAGCAAAGGAATATGGTATTGAATCTGTGCCAACGATTGTTTTCTTTGAGAAAGGCATACCACACATTTATGAGGGTGACCTTATGAATGAAGATGAACTCTTAGGATGGTTAATACACCAGAAACGTCATAGTGAAATTCCTGAAGTTACTGATGAAATGATGGACAAACTTATTGAATCAACACAATACCTCGCAGTAATATTCT ATAACAAAGAGGATAAGCAAGATATCAGGGTTATGAATGAATTGGAAAACATTGATGATGATTTAGAGAAAGAAGGCATTGTCATAGTAAGAATAGACAACAATGCTGAGGCAAAAGAATATGGAATCCACCATCTACCAACTTTAGTTTACTTCGAAGATAATATACCAGCTATTTATGAAGGCGATCTTATGAACGAAAATGAAGTTCTAGAATGGCTAATTGAGCAAAAAAATAGTGCAACCATAGAAGAAGTAAATGACGAAATATTGGTGGATCTTATTGAGGAACATGAATATGTGGTTGTCTATTTCA GTGGAACTTGTGAAGAAAGTGAAGAATGCGATACAATCTTGGATGAGTTGGAAAACATCGATGACGAACTAGATGAAACTGGAATTATATTCGTCACTACAGAAGATACATCACTAGCGAAAAAGCATGGCATTAAAAATTTCCCAACTCTGGTCTTCTTCAGAAATAAAGAGCCACTATTCTTCAAAg GCGACATTGAAGATGAAGATGAAGTTTTGGCTTGGTTGACTGATGAAGATACTTTAGAAATTCCGGGGAGAATAGAAGAGGTTAATGTAAAGATGCTTGAGAAGATATTAGAAGAGAATGATCACATCGTAGTTTTCTttt atAAGGAAGGTGACAAAAAATCACAGAAAATTTTAAGTGAGTTAGAAAATATCGATGACGAGTGCGAAGAAAAAGATATCGATTTCGTCAAAACATCTGACGAAGGAATTGAGAAAGAATATGATTTACCAGACTTGCCAGCTCTAGCATTTTACCGTCACAAATTTAGAACTATATACGATGGGGACTTGATGCACGAGGAAGCTATTTTGAAGTGGGTTTTGGAATTGCACGAATCTGTACCAGATGTTATTGAAAATGTTGATCGGAAAACTTTAAAAGATCTCATAAATGACGTCGAACATTTGGCCGTATTTttct ATAGCGACACCTGTGATACCTGTGATGATATCCTTGAGGAACTAGAAACTATTGATGACGACACTGACAAACATGGTATTCAGTTCGTTAAGTCTAAGGATGCTAAGCTGGCATCTGATATTGGTATTTTCAGCTTTCCAGCTCTTGTATACTATGAAACCGGAGTTCCAATAATGTATGATG GTGATTTAAAGAACGAAAATAAGGTCCTCCAGTGGCTTATAGATCAAAAAA GTGAAGATAAAAAGCGACAGAAAAAAGTAAACCCTAAATCAAAGGCAACTGCTGATGTAAGCAAAAAATCACGGCTTGAAAAAAAGGATGATAacgaagaaaatattaaaactaaaaaagaaaacaaagaatTGGACTTGAACAAACTTGAag GCGATCGCTGTTTCTACATTGGATTGGGTGCGAAACCAGCTGTCCCAAAAAAGTCTTACGACTCGTACCAGTGCTGTCCCACTAAAGTCCAGAGTCCGACAAAAGTAGCGAAGGCATCACCAGAAAAGGAGACGGCAAAGAAATTGGACAAGGAAAAAGCGGCACCGGCTGAGAAATCTGGGAAGGGAAAAAACAAGGCACTCGCAAAGGCTGACAAGGCACTGAAAGGGAAAAAAG ggGACTTACTGGATGAGTCCGAAGTTCTGGATTGGATGGTGCAACAAAAGGAAGATGAAAGTATAGAGGAAATTGACAGAGATCAACTGTTTAAATATATTGAAACAAAGGAATTTTTGGCGGTAGTATTTT acAAAGAAGAAGACCCTGGAAGTCCACGAATACTTAGACACGTTGAACTCATAGACGATGAGGCATCCGAGTATGGTATTAAAATCGTAAAATGTAGCGATCGTCTCATGGCCAAGAAATATGGCTTTAGAAATCCACCGGGTATCACCTACTTTAGAAAGACCAAGTATATTAATTACGACGGGGATATAGACGATGAAGAAGAAATTCTAGATTGGCTGACTAATCCAGAAAATATGGAACTTACAGATCACATTGAAAAAGTTAATAGGAAAATGTTCCAGAAGATTCGTCAAATGTCTGATTATGTAGCTGTGTTCTTTT ACAGTAATGACTGCAAACAGTGTCCAAAAGTTCTTGCCGAGATAGAACATATTGATGATGATGCTGATGGGGCTGGGATTAACTTTGTGAAAATTGACGACAGGCAGATGGCAAAAGAATTTGGAGTATTTGCTTTACCAGCTGTTTTGTTCTTCAAATTGGGTTCTAAGGATCCTGTCATTTATGCGG GTGACCTATACGATGAACAACAACTACTAAATTGGCTACTGACGCAGAAAAATCCGTCTGGAGACGTAATTGAAGCTTTGGAAGGCCAAGAACTTATAGATCTAATTGAGAGCTCTACCTCAATAGCTGTTTACTTCT GGAACAAAACGTTATGTGAGCTATGCAATTCAAAACCAACGAAAAAGAAAAAGTCTAAAGACATCGAGGAAGAATTACAGGATACAGATG ACTCCCTAGATTGCGAACAATGTGCTGGAATTTTGGAAGAACTCGAAAATATTGATGACGATTGCGACAGACATGGTATTAAATTCGTCAAGACACAAGATTATTCTATTGCTGAGTCATATGGGGCTACTGATTTTCCCGTGCTAGTTTACTTTGAGCATAACGTGCCAAATGTTTATGAAGGTTCATTAGCAGAGGAAGAAGAGGTGTTACAGTGGTTGATTACACAAAAAACCGAAGACCGCATTGAACTTATAACAAGAGTTATGCTAGAAAAGATGGTGGAAGAAACACAATATTTAGCAGTATATTTCT ATAAACTAAACTGTCACATATGTGATCACATTCTTGAAGAATTAGAAAAGATTGATGACGAATGTGACGTATATGGCATTCACATGGTTAAACTTCAGGATCCGCAACTAGCCAAAAGATATTCTATCAAAACTTTCCCAGCAATGGTATATTTCAG AAATGGGAATCCGTTACTTTTTGAAGGCGACTTACAAAATGAAGAATCAATCTTAGAATGGCTTATTGATGATGACAATCGTGAGTTAGCGGATGAGATTGAATCTGTAAATGATAGAATGCTTGACAGGCTATTGTTCGAGTCCCATTTACTTGCTGTATTCTTTT ACGACGAAGAAGATTGTCCTGAATGTGAAGACATTTTGGAGTCCTTGGAACAAATCGACGGTGAAGTGGATCAATTTGGAATcgactttgtaaaaatatcaAGCCCCGATGCAGCTGAGAGATATGGCATTGTAAACATACCGTCACTTGTCTACTATCGTAAGCGTACCCCAATGTTTTACGATGGAGATTTACACCAAGTAGACAAAGTACTTCAATGGTTAACGTCTCAAGATGTTTTTGAACTGAAAAACGAAATTGAAGAGGTTAACAGAAAGATGTTGGACAAACTACTAGAGGAAAATGAATTTCTCGCTGTATATTTCT ACGAGAATTCTCAAGAAAGCCGATTCGTACTAGACAAATTAGAGAACATTGATAGTGAGACCGATAACTTGGACATTACTTTTGTCAAAATGCACGACCCTCGATATGCAAGAAAATGGGGTGTTACAAAACTGCCAGCGATTGTTTATTTCCGGAAACGGTTTCCCAGTATATACAGAG gcGAGTTGATGGCCGAGGACGAAGTATTGGAGTGGTTGCGGAAAAATCGATTTAGGCAGCCAGAGTTGAATATATTTATGTATGCGTTGATAGCACTATCAATAGCTTTCGTTATTTACACTGCCTTTCTTATGCAGTGTTTCAAGCCTGCCCCTACCACTACAACGCAACATCCAAAGCAATCGTGA